The following coding sequences are from one Prochlorococcus sp. MIT 1314 window:
- a CDS encoding RpoD/SigA family RNA polymerase sigma factor: protein MVSSLPAQAEPQKRRGNDPISWYLQNIGRVPLLTPAEEIELGNQVQKMMILTEDGQLNEKTKEFTKEQKRIIKIGRRAKERMMKANLRLVVSVAKKYQGKGLELLDLVQEGSLGLERAVEKFDPTRGYKFSTYAFWWIRQSMTRAIACQSRTIRLPVHLSERLASIRKVSRDLAHKLGAMPSRIEIAEAMEIDVEELDSVLRQALSTSSLDAPVNGDDGRSFLGDLIADSNNEEPLDQVEQKMHQEQLGKWLSHLSEQEQHVLKLRFGLDGNERHTLAEIGRLLEVSRERVRQVELKALRKLRNLTRKLPSGI, encoded by the coding sequence ATGGTTTCATCACTACCAGCACAAGCAGAACCACAAAAAAGAAGAGGGAACGATCCAATTAGTTGGTATTTGCAGAACATTGGTAGAGTCCCCTTGTTAACACCTGCTGAAGAAATTGAATTAGGAAATCAAGTTCAGAAAATGATGATTCTTACGGAAGATGGCCAATTAAATGAAAAAACTAAAGAATTTACAAAAGAGCAAAAAAGAATAATAAAAATAGGCAGAAGAGCAAAAGAGAGAATGATGAAAGCTAATTTAAGATTAGTTGTCAGTGTGGCAAAAAAATACCAAGGAAAAGGACTCGAACTTCTTGATTTAGTTCAAGAAGGTTCTCTTGGCTTGGAGAGGGCTGTTGAGAAATTTGATCCAACAAGAGGATATAAGTTTTCTACTTATGCTTTCTGGTGGATTCGACAAAGTATGACAAGAGCAATTGCTTGTCAATCACGAACGATTCGTTTACCAGTTCATTTAAGTGAAAGATTAGCATCTATAAGAAAAGTTAGTAGGGATTTGGCACATAAACTTGGTGCGATGCCAAGCAGAATTGAAATTGCAGAAGCAATGGAAATTGATGTTGAAGAATTAGATTCTGTTTTAAGACAAGCTTTATCAACAAGTAGTTTAGATGCTCCAGTTAATGGTGATGATGGGAGGAGCTTTTTAGGTGATTTAATTGCAGATAGTAATAATGAAGAGCCTCTAGATCAAGTTGAACAGAAAATGCATCAAGAGCAACTTGGGAAGTGGTTAAGTCATCTAAGCGAGCAAGAGCAACATGTTCTTAAATTAAGGTTTGGACTAGATGGAAATGAAAGACACACACTTGCTGAAATAGGAAGACTATTAGAAGTTTCTAGGGAAAGAGTTAGACAGGTTGAACTTAAGGCTTTAAGAAAATTAAGAAACTTAACCAGAAAATTACCAAGCGGTATTTAA
- a CDS encoding Bax inhibitor-1 family protein, with protein MPASSNFNQAIREAQTSSIVGPNVVQKALPYVGGGMVLTSLGVLAGVSLIATNPGLFQPLSIVALIAELILFFVATSAANNANNAKALPLLTGFSLLTGFTLSGIVALAIGTIGIGSVGTAALATGITFVIASYTGQRMSDSVGQALSGVVGLGLIGLLIAMFVQLIGGFFAPGVFGGSGLELIIAGFGTVLFVAMSFVDFYTMPRRYNDDQYLAGALGMYLTYINLFVFILRLMIALQGGGRRD; from the coding sequence ATGCCAGCAAGTAGTAATTTCAATCAAGCTATTCGTGAAGCACAAACTAGTTCAATTGTTGGACCTAATGTTGTTCAGAAAGCTCTACCTTACGTGGGTGGAGGTATGGTGCTAACTTCTTTAGGTGTTTTAGCAGGTGTCTCACTGATAGCAACAAATCCAGGACTTTTCCAGCCTCTCTCAATAGTTGCTTTAATTGCAGAATTGATTTTATTTTTTGTAGCAACAAGCGCTGCAAATAATGCAAATAATGCAAAGGCCTTGCCTTTACTGACAGGATTTAGTTTGCTTACTGGATTTACGTTAAGCGGAATAGTAGCTTTAGCAATAGGAACAATTGGGATTGGTTCGGTCGGAACAGCCGCATTAGCTACAGGAATAACGTTCGTTATAGCCTCTTACACTGGCCAAAGAATGAGTGATAGTGTTGGTCAAGCACTAAGTGGAGTTGTTGGCCTTGGGTTGATAGGCCTTCTTATAGCAATGTTTGTCCAATTAATTGGTGGATTTTTTGCCCCCGGAGTTTTTGGAGGTTCAGGACTTGAATTGATAATTGCAGGATTTGGAACTGTATTATTCGTTGCAATGTCTTTTGTGGATTTCTATACAATGCCAAGAAGATATAACGATGATCAATACCTCGCAGGAGCTTTAGGTATGTATTTAACTTATATAAATCTATTCGTCTTTATATTGAGATTGATGATTGCTCTTCAAGGAGGAGGAAGAAGAGACTAA
- the pdhA gene encoding pyruvate dehydrogenase (acetyl-transferring) E1 component subunit alpha, which yields METHVERISNLQDIKKAKLDRETGLFLYEDMTLGRRFEDKCAEMYYRGKMFGFVHLYNGQEAISTGVIGAMRKKHDWFCSTYRDHVHALSAGVPSFEVMSELFGKATGCSKGRGGSMHLFSKEHHLLGGYAFIGEGIPVALGAAFSSKYKKEVTGNNNSDAVTAAFFGDGTCNNGQFFECLNMAQLWKLPIIFVVENNKWAIGMAHDRATSNPEIWRKASAFGMHGEEVDGMDVLAVRGAAQRAIERARAGEGPTLLECLTYRYRGHSLADPDELRSEKEKEFWGKRDPIKKLAKEIIDSKFATEEELKSIEKKIDKEISESVKNALEAPEPPSQELTKYIWAED from the coding sequence TTGGAAACACACGTAGAGAGAATCTCAAATCTTCAAGACATAAAAAAAGCCAAATTAGATCGAGAAACAGGATTGTTTCTTTATGAAGACATGACACTTGGTCGAAGATTCGAAGATAAGTGCGCAGAAATGTACTATAGAGGAAAAATGTTTGGATTTGTTCATTTATATAACGGTCAGGAAGCTATAAGCACTGGTGTAATTGGCGCCATGAGAAAGAAACATGATTGGTTTTGTAGTACCTACCGCGATCATGTTCATGCATTAAGTGCAGGTGTTCCCTCTTTTGAAGTAATGAGTGAACTTTTTGGTAAGGCTACAGGTTGCAGTAAAGGCCGAGGGGGGTCTATGCACTTATTTTCAAAAGAGCATCACTTACTCGGAGGATATGCATTCATTGGAGAAGGAATTCCAGTTGCTTTAGGAGCAGCCTTTTCAAGTAAATATAAAAAGGAAGTTACTGGTAATAATAATAGTGATGCAGTAACTGCAGCATTTTTTGGAGATGGGACTTGCAATAATGGACAATTTTTTGAATGTTTAAATATGGCTCAATTATGGAAATTACCAATAATCTTTGTTGTTGAGAATAATAAATGGGCTATTGGTATGGCTCACGATAGAGCAACTAGCAACCCTGAAATCTGGAGAAAAGCCTCTGCTTTTGGGATGCATGGAGAGGAAGTTGATGGAATGGATGTATTAGCAGTAAGAGGAGCAGCACAAAGAGCGATTGAGCGCGCCAGAGCAGGAGAAGGGCCCACACTCTTAGAATGCTTGACTTATAGATATAGAGGACATTCTCTCGCAGATCCAGATGAATTAAGGTCTGAAAAAGAGAAAGAGTTTTGGGGGAAAAGAGATCCAATTAAGAAATTAGCCAAAGAAATTATTGATAGTAAATTCGCAACGGAAGAAGAATTAAAAAGTATTGAAAAGAAAATAGATAAAGAAATATCAGAATCCGTTAAAAATGCTTTAGAAGCACCTGAACCACCTTCACAAGAATTAACTAAATATATTTGGGCCGAAGATTAG
- the ffh gene encoding signal recognition particle protein, with the protein MFDELSSRFEDAVKGLRGEAKISENNINDALKEVKRALLDADVSLSVVKEFISDVKDKAIGEEVVRGVNPGQKFIDVVNKELINIMGNENSPLNENENSPTVILMAGLQGAGKTTATGKLGLYLKGKEKKVLLVAADIYRPAAVEQLKTLGSQYELEVFSAKEKNSKPEEITKHALSFASENDFDSIIIDTAGRLQIDDSMMSEMVRIKEVSNPDEVLLVVDSMIGQEAADLTKSFHEKVGITGAILTKLDGDSRGGAALSIRKISGKPIKFIGVGEKIEALQPFHPERMASRILGMGDVLTLVEKAQKEVELADAEAMQKKLQEATFDFNDFVKQMRLIKRMGSLGGLIKLIPGMNKIDDGMIKDGEDQLKKIESMISSMTLEEKQKPEVLAAQPSRRKRIAQGSGYEAKDVDKVLADFQRMRGFMKQMSNGGMPGMGGMPGMPGMGGMPGMPGMGGMPGMGGTSGNKPMKKQKNNKKKKGFADL; encoded by the coding sequence ATGTTTGATGAACTCTCTTCACGCTTTGAAGACGCAGTAAAGGGTTTAAGAGGCGAAGCAAAAATTAGTGAAAATAATATTAACGATGCTTTAAAGGAGGTAAAAAGAGCACTCCTTGATGCAGATGTTAGTTTGTCTGTAGTCAAAGAGTTTATATCAGATGTTAAAGATAAAGCTATTGGAGAAGAAGTAGTTAGGGGTGTAAACCCAGGTCAAAAATTTATAGATGTAGTAAATAAAGAATTGATTAATATTATGGGGAATGAAAATTCTCCATTAAACGAGAATGAAAATAGTCCCACAGTCATTTTAATGGCTGGACTTCAGGGAGCGGGTAAAACAACTGCAACAGGAAAATTAGGCCTTTATTTGAAGGGAAAAGAAAAAAAAGTTCTTTTGGTTGCCGCAGATATTTATCGACCTGCAGCTGTAGAACAGCTTAAAACATTGGGAAGTCAATATGAATTGGAAGTTTTTTCAGCTAAAGAAAAAAATAGTAAACCAGAAGAGATAACAAAGCACGCATTGAGTTTTGCTAGTGAAAATGATTTTGATTCGATAATTATTGACACCGCAGGAAGATTGCAAATTGATGATTCCATGATGAGTGAAATGGTTCGAATAAAAGAAGTTTCTAATCCTGATGAAGTTTTGCTTGTTGTTGATTCTATGATTGGGCAAGAAGCTGCAGACTTGACAAAGTCATTTCATGAAAAAGTAGGAATTACAGGAGCGATACTAACTAAGTTGGATGGAGATTCAAGAGGAGGAGCTGCTTTATCAATAAGAAAAATAAGTGGTAAACCGATCAAATTTATAGGTGTAGGTGAAAAAATAGAGGCCCTGCAACCATTTCATCCGGAGAGAATGGCTAGCAGAATTTTAGGCATGGGAGATGTATTGACACTTGTTGAAAAAGCTCAAAAAGAAGTTGAACTTGCTGATGCAGAAGCGATGCAAAAGAAACTTCAAGAAGCAACTTTTGATTTTAATGATTTTGTTAAGCAAATGAGATTAATTAAAAGGATGGGATCACTTGGTGGATTGATAAAATTAATACCTGGAATGAATAAAATCGATGATGGGATGATAAAAGATGGTGAAGATCAACTCAAGAAAATAGAATCTATGATCTCTTCAATGACTCTTGAGGAGAAACAAAAACCTGAGGTGCTTGCTGCTCAGCCCTCTAGGAGAAAAAGAATTGCTCAGGGCAGTGGTTATGAAGCAAAAGATGTAGATAAAGTATTAGCGGATTTTCAAAGAATGAGAGGCTTCATGAAACAAATGTCGAATGGAGGAATGCCAGGAATGGGAGGAATGCCAGGAATGCCAGGAATGGGAGGAATGCCAGGAATGCCAGGAATGGGAGGAATGCCAGGAATGGGAGGAACGAGTGGTAATAAACCAATGAAAAAACAAAAAAATAATAAAAAGAAAAAAGGGTTTGCTGATTTATAG
- a CDS encoding PhoH family protein, whose translation MKEVSKIGHFTIDLPSSDAATALSGPGNSFLKKFESLTGVSLTIRGLQLEMNGVVSKIERASALVELTRPIWEQGLEVPEVDLKAALSSLNMGESSSHAELGKKVLARSKEGRYLRPRTIRQREYVESIENFDLTFAIGPAGTGKTFLATVCAARLLNEKKIEKIVLTRPAVEAGESLGFLPGDLQQKVDPYLRPLFDSLHSIFGFDRTNSLIDKGIIEVAPLAFMRGRTLDKSVVILDEAQNTTCSQMRMFLTRLGERSKMVVNGDITQIDLKKGQESGLIEASRIFSETEGIKFCYLTVQDVVRNPLVQKIIEAYQ comes from the coding sequence ATGAAGGAAGTTTCCAAAATTGGTCACTTCACAATAGATTTGCCAAGCTCTGATGCTGCTACAGCATTGTCAGGACCTGGTAATTCTTTCTTAAAAAAGTTTGAGTCTCTTACTGGAGTTTCTTTAACTATAAGAGGCTTACAACTCGAGATGAACGGAGTTGTATCTAAAATTGAGCGAGCGTCAGCATTAGTTGAACTGACAAGACCAATTTGGGAACAAGGGTTAGAAGTCCCAGAGGTGGATCTCAAAGCGGCTTTAAGTTCTTTAAATATGGGAGAGTCATCTTCACATGCTGAACTTGGGAAGAAAGTTCTAGCGCGTTCCAAAGAAGGAAGATATTTAAGACCTAGAACTATAAGGCAAAGAGAATATGTTGAGTCAATTGAAAACTTTGATCTTACTTTCGCAATTGGTCCAGCTGGAACTGGTAAGACATTTTTGGCAACTGTATGCGCAGCAAGATTATTGAATGAGAAAAAGATAGAAAAAATTGTTCTAACTAGACCAGCGGTAGAAGCTGGAGAAAGTTTAGGATTTCTGCCTGGCGATTTGCAACAAAAAGTAGATCCATATTTAAGACCCCTATTTGACTCTTTACATAGTATTTTCGGGTTTGATAGAACAAATTCGTTAATTGATAAAGGAATTATTGAAGTGGCTCCTTTAGCTTTTATGAGAGGTAGAACCTTGGATAAATCTGTGGTTATCTTAGATGAAGCCCAAAACACAACTTGCTCTCAAATGAGAATGTTTTTAACGAGATTAGGTGAGAGATCAAAAATGGTAGTAAACGGAGATATTACACAAATTGATTTAAAAAAAGGTCAGGAAAGCGGTCTCATTGAAGCATCAAGAATTTTCTCTGAAACTGAAGGTATAAAATTTTGTTATTTAACTGTTCAAGATGTAGTTCGTAATCCTTTAGTGCAGAAAATTATTGAGGCTTATCAATAA
- the rpsP gene encoding 30S ribosomal protein S16 has protein sequence MIKLRLKRFGKKKEASFRIVACNSTSRRDGRPLQELGFYNPRTKETRLDTEALRTRLTQGAQPTDVVRTLLEKGGLLEKIERPSISIGKAKLEKEKLAKAKTKDEENDSSKAESDNNEAKS, from the coding sequence ATGATTAAACTGCGCCTTAAGCGCTTTGGGAAGAAAAAAGAAGCAAGTTTCAGAATTGTTGCATGCAATAGTACTTCCAGAAGAGATGGTAGACCTCTACAAGAACTAGGTTTTTATAATCCAAGAACTAAGGAAACTAGACTTGACACGGAAGCTTTAAGAACAAGACTTACTCAGGGCGCTCAGCCAACTGATGTCGTTAGGACTTTATTAGAAAAGGGAGGGTTATTAGAAAAAATAGAAAGACCCTCTATTTCTATTGGTAAGGCAAAGTTAGAGAAGGAAAAATTAGCTAAAGCTAAAACCAAAGATGAAGAAAATGATAGTAGCAAAGCTGAAAGCGATAATAATGAAGCTAAAAGCTAG
- the mnmA gene encoding tRNA 2-thiouridine(34) synthase MnmA: protein MLKTQKDKKLENCFSTHNKTKKQKNIIVGLSGGVDSSLSAALLVEKGWNVEGLTLWLIKGQGSCCSEGLVDAAGLCEDLGIHHKIIDSREIFEREVIKKTTKSYEKGFTPLPCSMCNKNVKFEEMLNYAINKKEFTHIATGHYARIKKSSYVEKIDYKSFVFKDFLLLRGADENKDQSYFLYSLSQEVLSRLEFPLGEMKKEETRKEALRLGLRTAQKPESQDLCLVEHYGSMQRFIDKHIEPKEGLIMHVNGKVLGKHNGIQHFTVGQRKGLGIAWPKPLYVKSLDSVKNIVYVADKSDLFNREAIISKVNWVSIEEPMQEIEVEAQIRYRSHPVKGTLIPLKNSDNQTKTFKLIFEESQSSITPGQAAVFYKGEILLGGGLIN from the coding sequence ATGTTAAAAACACAAAAGGATAAAAAATTAGAGAACTGTTTTTCTACTCATAATAAAACCAAGAAGCAGAAAAATATTATTGTAGGGCTTTCTGGAGGAGTAGATAGTTCCCTTTCAGCTGCTCTTCTTGTAGAAAAAGGCTGGAATGTTGAAGGGCTAACTCTTTGGCTGATAAAAGGACAAGGTTCCTGTTGTTCTGAGGGATTAGTAGATGCTGCTGGCCTGTGTGAAGATTTAGGAATTCATCATAAAATAATAGATTCAAGAGAAATTTTCGAAAGAGAGGTAATCAAAAAAACTACTAAAAGCTACGAGAAAGGATTCACTCCTCTTCCATGTTCGATGTGCAACAAGAATGTGAAGTTTGAAGAGATGCTGAATTACGCAATAAACAAAAAAGAATTTACGCATATTGCGACAGGACATTACGCAAGGATAAAAAAATCATCTTATGTTGAAAAAATTGATTACAAGAGCTTTGTATTTAAGGACTTCCTTCTTCTCAGAGGTGCTGACGAGAACAAAGACCAAAGTTATTTTCTTTATTCTCTTTCACAAGAAGTACTAAGCAGATTAGAATTTCCTCTTGGTGAAATGAAAAAAGAAGAAACAAGAAAGGAAGCCCTGAGATTAGGCCTCAGAACTGCTCAAAAACCAGAAAGTCAAGATTTATGTTTAGTTGAGCATTATGGATCAATGCAGAGATTTATCGACAAACACATTGAACCCAAAGAAGGACTAATTATGCATGTAAATGGAAAAGTCCTAGGAAAGCACAATGGAATTCAGCACTTTACGGTAGGTCAAAGAAAAGGTTTGGGCATTGCTTGGCCTAAACCTTTATATGTAAAAAGTTTAGACAGTGTAAAAAACATAGTTTATGTAGCAGATAAAAGTGATCTATTTAATAGAGAAGCAATAATTAGTAAGGTAAACTGGGTTTCAATCGAAGAACCTATGCAAGAGATAGAAGTAGAAGCACAAATCAGATATAGAAGTCATCCAGTAAAAGGAACTTTAATTCCTTTGAAAAATTCAGATAATCAAACTAAAACATTTAAATTAATTTTTGAAGAAAGTCAAAGTTCGATAACGCCCGGACAAGCTGCAGTTTTTTATAAAGGAGAAATTTTATTAGGTGGTGGATTAATTAATTAA
- a CDS encoding IMS domain-containing protein has translation MELPLDHFRLIGVSPSATSEEILRAFQLRLDKTPDEGFTYEVLTQRSELLRLTADLLTDPESRREYENLLLNGTSGLEFSSNREVAALILLWESGSSKEAFKITRKALQPPQTPALGSSREADLTLLAALTARDSAFQEQELRSYSNAADFLQEGIQLLQRMGKLGERRKELEEDLVALLPYRILDLLSRDLNDQESHKKGLSMLENLIIKRGGLEGSNKSEYGDYLNQQDFEAFFQQIKTYLTVQEQIDLFLELQKRGSLEAGFLAFLSLTAIGFSRRKPEKLFEARRILKKLNLSGLDSMPLIGCLDLLLADIDQASARFSSSSDENLRDWLGNYQGNKLEAICIFCKNWLENDVLVGYRDIDSKEVDLDAWFEDREIQEFIEKLEKKSNKTIIKSNFQNQQFKKDYSTKITEDLNSPIDNIDERRLPWPGGIKQEYEKLDIQERKFNEEIFKNKSIEFYQYFIEKFAELKFGFGEFLKGKEIIRSSPYLIYIYAFLILFTFGIGIGFLRNNFKKSIQEKVVSEKPLIAIDENQKVSEKDIIQEIKKDTLIKLKSLPEKSNAINSSTFKEITTASPSLEDIRNLINEWLRIKSNYLAGKSELNLSKFVSNGLIDRTIEERQKDIKKGIYKEIYSQIRKMDLESQTSSRIVALVELNYLERIVKSSGEFVNETTLTPLKVKYIFGFSNKSWKLVDFVSGL, from the coding sequence TTGGAACTTCCTTTAGACCATTTTCGTTTAATTGGCGTAAGCCCCTCTGCAACATCTGAGGAAATATTAAGGGCGTTTCAATTGCGTTTGGATAAAACGCCTGATGAAGGTTTTACTTATGAAGTTTTAACTCAGAGATCTGAGTTGCTTCGCCTAACCGCTGATTTACTTACAGATCCAGAGAGCAGAAGAGAGTATGAAAATTTGTTACTCAATGGAACTTCTGGACTGGAGTTTTCCTCAAATAGAGAAGTTGCAGCATTAATACTACTTTGGGAATCCGGTTCCTCAAAAGAAGCTTTTAAAATCACAAGAAAAGCTTTGCAGCCCCCACAAACTCCAGCTTTAGGAAGTAGTAGAGAAGCCGATCTAACTTTATTGGCGGCTTTAACAGCTAGAGATTCTGCATTTCAAGAACAAGAGCTTAGATCCTATTCAAATGCTGCAGACTTTTTACAGGAAGGTATACAACTCCTCCAAAGAATGGGAAAGCTTGGTGAAAGAAGGAAAGAACTTGAAGAAGACTTGGTTGCTCTTCTTCCTTACAGGATCCTAGATTTACTTAGTAGAGATTTAAATGATCAAGAGTCTCATAAAAAAGGTTTAAGCATGTTGGAAAATTTAATAATTAAAAGAGGTGGTTTGGAAGGTAGTAACAAATCTGAATATGGAGATTATTTAAATCAGCAAGATTTTGAAGCCTTTTTTCAACAGATAAAGACGTATTTGACTGTACAAGAACAGATAGATTTGTTTCTTGAATTACAAAAAAGAGGATCATTAGAAGCAGGTTTTTTAGCTTTTTTATCCTTAACGGCAATTGGTTTCTCAAGAAGAAAGCCAGAAAAATTATTTGAAGCGAGAAGAATTTTAAAGAAACTAAATTTATCAGGTCTAGATTCAATGCCACTTATTGGTTGTTTAGACTTGCTTTTGGCAGATATAGATCAGGCCTCTGCAAGGTTCTCTAGCAGTTCTGATGAAAATTTACGAGATTGGCTTGGTAATTATCAAGGTAATAAGTTAGAAGCCATATGTATTTTCTGTAAAAATTGGCTGGAGAATGATGTTTTAGTTGGTTATAGAGATATTGACTCTAAAGAGGTAGATTTAGATGCTTGGTTTGAAGATAGGGAAATCCAAGAATTTATTGAAAAATTGGAAAAGAAATCAAATAAAACTATAATTAAATCAAATTTTCAGAACCAACAGTTTAAAAAAGATTATTCGACAAAAATTACTGAAGATCTTAATAGCCCAATAGACAATATTGATGAAAGGAGATTACCTTGGCCAGGTGGCATAAAACAAGAATATGAAAAACTTGATATTCAAGAAAGAAAATTCAATGAGGAAATCTTTAAAAATAAATCGATAGAGTTTTACCAGTATTTCATTGAAAAATTTGCTGAATTAAAGTTTGGTTTTGGAGAATTTTTGAAGGGTAAAGAGATTATTAGGAGCTCACCTTATTTAATTTATATATATGCGTTTTTGATTTTATTTACTTTTGGCATTGGGATTGGATTTTTAAGAAACAATTTTAAAAAATCAATTCAGGAAAAAGTTGTTTCTGAAAAACCTTTAATAGCCATAGATGAAAATCAAAAGGTTAGTGAGAAAGATATTATTCAAGAAATAAAAAAAGATACTTTAATTAAATTGAAGTCTCTTCCTGAAAAATCTAATGCAATTAATTCCTCTACATTTAAAGAAATTACTACAGCTTCGCCTTCTTTGGAAGATATAAGAAATTTAATTAATGAATGGCTTCGAATTAAAAGCAATTACTTAGCTGGAAAGAGTGAACTTAATCTTTCCAAGTTTGTTAGTAATGGTTTGATTGACAGAACAATCGAAGAAAGACAGAAAGATATCAAGAAGGGAATCTATAAAGAAATTTATTCCCAAATACGTAAGATGGATTTGGAATCACAAACTTCATCTAGGATAGTTGCTTTAGTTGAATTAAATTATTTAGAGAGAATAGTAAAAAGTTCTGGGGAATTTGTTAATGAAACAACATTGACTCCTCTGAAAGTTAAATATATTTTCGGTTTTTCAAATAAATCATGGAAATTAGTTGATTTCGTGAGCGGCTTGTAA
- a CDS encoding NAD(P)H-hydrate epimerase gives MNEIVWPSIDSKHLIVDSKQMLTLEKEMFSDGMPQEALMEKVGIQISRWLLKRKPLLKHGITVLIGPGHNGGDGAVIARELFLKGYLVKVWCPFPIKKTLTIEHVNYLTSIGVTKLVEPPDVNGKELWIDAVFGNNQKRKVDNKLIKLFNQKFLNKYGKVISIDIPTGLCPDKGEPFLDNAVKADYTLAIGLNKIGLTQDSALPFIGELNHIDIGVPDNKLSNLEKKIFKVTYKDLKNINLPSLPKNSNKYKRGRTLLIAGSEKYPGAAYLALRGAISSGAGFIAAVLPEVVIGSIWQVAPEIVLKGTMQCNQNGNASLFSALKNIDLRAYDSLAVGPGIGIDNDDWQKTKDYLIGFKGLLILDADALNRISESNLGSKFFLERKFKTWITPHSKEFSRLFPNIECETNIGLALNAAKEFNISILFKGANSIVADHTKAWQLFGTDPMTARAGLGDLLTGFLAGSSAIDLNLCRNITTDFLAKYVLLHSFAASKCKRGSNAFAIGDELSKLMRNRKTRQIS, from the coding sequence ATGAACGAAATTGTATGGCCATCAATTGACTCAAAACATTTAATTGTTGATTCAAAGCAAATGTTGACATTAGAGAAAGAGATGTTTTCTGACGGGATGCCCCAAGAAGCTTTGATGGAAAAAGTTGGTATCCAAATTAGTAGATGGCTCTTAAAAAGGAAACCTCTACTAAAGCATGGAATAACTGTCTTAATTGGTCCAGGACATAATGGTGGCGATGGTGCCGTAATAGCTAGAGAGCTTTTCTTGAAGGGTTATTTAGTTAAGGTATGGTGTCCATTCCCAATAAAAAAAACACTAACAATTGAGCACGTTAATTATCTTACATCTATTGGGGTAACAAAATTAGTAGAGCCTCCAGATGTAAATGGGAAAGAACTCTGGATTGACGCCGTTTTTGGTAACAATCAAAAAAGAAAAGTTGATAATAAATTAATTAAATTATTTAATCAGAAATTTCTTAACAAATATGGCAAGGTAATAAGCATTGATATTCCTACAGGATTATGTCCTGATAAGGGAGAGCCTTTTTTAGATAATGCCGTAAAGGCAGACTATACTTTAGCTATAGGTCTTAATAAAATTGGGTTAACGCAAGATTCTGCATTACCTTTTATTGGAGAATTAAACCATATAGATATTGGTGTGCCTGATAATAAGTTATCTAACCTTGAGAAAAAGATTTTCAAGGTTACTTATAAAGATTTAAAAAATATTAATTTACCTTCTTTACCAAAAAATTCCAACAAATATAAAAGAGGAAGAACATTATTAATCGCTGGAAGTGAAAAATATCCTGGAGCTGCATACTTAGCATTAAGAGGGGCTATATCAAGTGGAGCCGGTTTTATTGCTGCAGTTTTGCCTGAGGTTGTTATTGGATCTATTTGGCAAGTTGCCCCAGAAATAGTTTTAAAAGGAACTATGCAATGTAATCAAAATGGTAATGCATCTTTATTCAGTGCATTAAAGAATATTGATCTACGTGCATATGATTCGTTAGCGGTAGGCCCAGGAATAGGAATCGATAATGATGATTGGCAAAAAACAAAGGATTACCTTATAGGTTTTAAAGGATTATTAATCTTGGATGCGGATGCGCTTAATAGGATTTCTGAATCTAATTTAGGTTCTAAATTCTTTTTAGAGAGAAAATTTAAAACATGGATTACACCTCATAGCAAAGAATTTTCAAGGTTATTCCCTAATATTGAATGTGAGACTAATATTGGACTAGCTCTTAATGCAGCAAAAGAATTTAATATTAGTATCTTGTTCAAGGGAGCTAACAGTATAGTTGCTGACCATACAAAAGCATGGCAACTATTTGGGACAGATCCTATGACGGCTAGAGCCGGATTGGGTGATCTATTAACTGGATTTTTAGCTGGTAGTTCTGCGATTGATTTAAACTTATGCAGAAATATAACAACTGACTTCCTTGCTAAATACGTACTTTTACATTCATTCGCTGCATCAAAGTGTAAAAGGGGGTCAAATGCATTTGCTATTGGCGATGAATTATCAAAATTAATGAGAAATAGAAAAACGAGACAAATATCTTGA